The following are encoded together in the Chaetodon auriga isolate fChaAug3 chromosome 4, fChaAug3.hap1, whole genome shotgun sequence genome:
- the LOC143319059 gene encoding protein Dok-7-like, whose product MTDTVVAEGQVKFRDGKKWRTRWVVLRKPSPVADCLSLLVYKEKKKGKEKGSGQKERLNVTLEGICGVEPGPGYDGVSYTLSILCLAHTLVLGFTSRDALLAWDARVRYSLGEVHRFIVNVEPGTKLESGPASLHLCSNLLVLTRGVPPVVIGHWKLSALRRYGAVPNGFVFEGGTRCGYWAGVFFLSCSEGEQISFLFDCIVRGITPSRAPHGLRPSLPDLNADPVSAEERISQEASELEKRLSMLSNCSLASSTASTYSCSTSVAGDDQSSISSSSSSQSDASYGSRLPFWVEPLARLHLSNETASSSTTLKALTSSDERLHAAVMGSSGPRPSSAQLHPRGLHDSGRQSSLDSGIGIATGSQSSYSGSFSSYTGSLDTASQGEGEVFGSMASLPARPFSPPPVPPPTPPPPPFQATLTPEHSSATTSSSCPCASRCSSCASRRHSEEYQIPSLLRLRYDTPRSLLQPLCMREPSTQEGPPELCRDSRSSVDGGGSQGQRLSDSPTGPMAQRHAMMQHSHSWGSERAPSVDSEGRSTPRPLLVHGGLVCGQPQSGSGSDNYITPEQCRSARNRCLTQVTNSPSDLSPSADTQDAPLCVREEHEDTGDAGDKLAGVKRPVPSLTPSAPPPLPVALSLYKPTSGCGMFQSAHPFVSLDTGLHSDSTVNYVNIPVSPLPAKTNRELLYTELDLQEPGSAPVSSLYSAVRDNSSQLCRPSKNSKRPF is encoded by the exons ATGACGGATACAGTTGTCGCGGAGGGACAAGTCAAGTTTAGAGATGGAAAAAAG TGGAGGACTCGGTGGGTCGTTCTTCGGAAGCCCTCTCCGGTCGCAG actgtctgtctctgctggtgtacaaggagaagaagaaagggaaggagaaggGCAGCGGCCAGAAGGAGAGGCTCAATGTGACACTGGAG GGGATCTGTGGAGTGGAACCAGGGCCCGGGTATGACGGGGTATCCTAcaccctctccatcctctgtctGGCGCACACGCTGGTCCTTGGCTTCACCAGCCGAGATGCCCTGCTGGCTTGGGACGCCCGCGTCCGCTACAGCCTGGGAGAAG TTCACAGGTTCATCGTCAACGTTGAGCCAGGTACCAAACTGGAAAGCGGCCCCGCCTCCCTCCACCTGTGCAGCAACCTATTGGTCCTCACCAGAGGTGTCCCTCCTGTTGTCATTGGCCACTGGAAGTTGTCTGCGTTGCGTCGATATGGTGCCGTGCCAAATGGCTTTGTGTTTGAAGGGGGGACTCGCTGTGGATACT GGGCTGGTGTTTTCTTCTTGTCCTGTTCAGAAGGAGAGCAgatcagttttctgtttgactGCATTGTGAGGGGCATCACCCCCAGCAGGGCCCCTCACGGCCTGCGACCTTCCCTGCCAG ATCTCAATGCTGACCCAGTGTCAGCAGAGGAACGGATCAGCCAGGAGGCTTCAGAGCTGGAGAAAAGACTCAGCATGTTGTCTAACTGCAGCCTAGCGAGCAGCACAG CTTCCACTTATAGCTGCAGCACATCTGTTGCCGGGGACGACCAAagcagcatctccagctcctcctccagccaatcagacgcGAGCTATGGAAGCAGACTTCCGTTTTGGGTGGAGCCGTTAGCTAGGCTGCACCTCTCCAACGAGACAGCGTCCAGCTCCACCACGCTGAAGGCTTTGACCAGTTCAGACGAGCGGCTTCACGCTGCTGTGATGGGGAGCTCTGGTCCTCGCCCTTCCTCCGCCCAGCTCCATCCTCGTGGTCTCCATGACAGCGGGCGGCAGAGCTCACTAGACAGTGGGATTGGGATAGCGACAGGCAGTCAGTCTTCGTACTCGGGGAGCTTCTCCTCGTACACGGGGAGTCTGGACACGGCCAGccagggagagggggaggtgtTTGGCTCCATGGCCAGCCTACCTGCTCGtcctttctcacctcctcctgttcctcctcccactcctcctcctcctccttttcagGCCACACTAACACCAGAGCACAGTTCTGctaccacctcctcctcctgcccttgCGCCTCAAGATGCAGCTCTTGTGCCTCCCGAAGGCACAGTGAGGAGTATCAAATCCCCAGCCTGCTCAGACTGCGCTATGACACACCCAGGAGTCTGCTCCAGCCCCTGTGCATGAGGGAACCTTCCACCCAGGAAGGCCCACCTGAGCTGTGCAGGGACAGCCGGAGCAGTGTGGATGGAGGGGGTAGTCAGGGCCAAAGGTTGAGCGACAGTCCCACCGGACCCATGGCTCAGCGTCATGCCATGATGCAGCACTCGCACTCCTGGGGCAGTGAGAGGGCGCCCTCTGTGGACAGCGAGGGGAGATCCACCCCTAGACCCCTGCTGGTGCATGGAGGCTTGGTTTGTGGACAACCACAG AGTGGCAGTGGTTCAGACAACTACATTACACCAGAGCAGTGCCGGTCAGCGAGGAACAGATGCTTGACTCAG GTTACCAACTCACCGTCTGACCTATCACCATCTGCAGATACTCAAG atgctcctctctgtgtgagGGAGGAACATGAGGACACTGGGGATGCTGGTGATAAATTGGCAGGTGTGAAGAGGCCGGTGCCCTCTCTAACACCCTCTGcccctccacctctgcctgttGCACTGAGCTTGTATAAGCCAACGTCAGGCTGCG GTATGTTCCAGTCTGCCCATCCATTTGTGTCTTTGGACACGGGGCTCCATAGTGACAGCACTGTTAATTATGTGAACATCCCCGTCAGCCCCCTGCCAGCTAAAACTAACAGAGAGCTCCTCTACACAGAGCTGGACCTGCAGGAGCCCGGCTCAGCTCCAGTCTCCAGTCTGTACAGTGCTGTCAGAGATAACAGTTCACAGCTCTGCAGACCCAGTAAGAACAGTAAGCGGCCATTTTAG
- the lrpap1 gene encoding alpha-2-macroglobulin receptor-associated protein, which produces MKLQCLVVALCFGVSVMAGKYSREMNEQKPSGSDGQTVEFRIAKLNQVWEKAKRMQLSPVRLAELHSDLKIQEKDELHWKKMKVEGLDDNGEKEAQLRRNFNVILAKYGMDGKRDTRPLESNYLKDHNTNEGDIFDDPRLDKLWNKAKSSGKFSNEELLSLQREFQHHKDKIHEYNILMDTVSRTEEIHKNVISPLEGDAKEHVLHQKHTDLKQKMRDLNQGFDRLRKLSHEGFTENSEFREPRVIELWEAAKRANLSEDELDSLKEELRHFETKVEKHSHYQEQLELSHQKLQHVETLGDKEHIRKTQEKYNTLAEKTRDMGYKMKKHMQDLSNKISRQGLEHNEL; this is translated from the exons atgaagcttCAGTGTTTAGTCGTTGCTTTGTGCTTCGGCGTGAGTGTAATGGCTGGGAAATACTCTCGTGAAATGAACGAGCAGAAGCCGAGCGGTAGTGATGGACAGACGGTGGAGTTCAGGATAGCTAAGCTGAACCAGGTGTGGGAGAAGGCTAAAAGG ATGCAGTTGTCCCCGGTGCGGCTAGCTGAGCTGCACAGTGACCTGAAGATCCAGGAGAAAGATGAGCTGCactggaagaagatgaaggtgGAGGGGCTGGATGACAACGGGGAGAAAGAGGCCCAGCTGCGACGTAACTTCAATG TGATCCTGGCCAAGTATGGGATGGATGGGAAAAGAGACACACGACCACTGGAGAGCAACTACCTGAAGGACCACAACACCAATGAAGGAGATATATTTGATGATCCCAGGCTGGACAAGCTCTGGAACAAG GCCAAGAGCTCAGGCAAGTTCTCCAACGAGGAGTTGCTGAGCCTACAGAGGGAGTTCCAGCATCACAAGGACAAGATCCACGAGTACAACATCCTCATGGATACCGTCAGCAGGACCGAGG AAATACACAAGAATGTGATCTCTCCCCTGGAGGGCGACGCCAAAGAGCACGTGCTGCACCAGAAGCACACGGAcctgaagcagaaaatgagaGATCTGAACCAGGGCTTTGATCGCCTCCGTAAGCTCAGCCACGAGggcttcactgaaaacagcg agtTTCGGGAGCCCCGTGTGATTGAACTGTGGGAGGCTGCCAAGAGAGCCAACCTCAGCGAAGATGAACTGGACTCTCTCAAG GAGGAGCTCCGTCACTTTGAGACCAAGGTGGAGAAGCACAGCCACTaccaggagcagctggagcttTCCCACCAGAAACTGCAACACGTGGAGACTTTAGGAGATAAAGAGCACATCAGGAAGACCCAGGAAAAGTACAACACACTCGCTGAGAAGACCAGGGATATGGGCTACAAG ATGAAGAAACATATGCAGGACTTGTCCAACAAGATTTCTCGTCAGGGACTCGAGCACAATGAGCTCTGA